ATGTGTCTAAGGGCCAAGAACTGCATTTTAAAGAATTTGATTCTTCCCTAAATATTTTTGAAAGCTCCTTTGTCTCTAAGAATAAAAATGCGCTAAAGCAACAAGATATCGCCTATGATGAATACAATATTGGACGGCTTCTTAAAGGAGAATCCGGCCTCTATTTCATTCGCTATTCCACGAAAGATGGGCAAACTTTTGAAAAGAATAAGCAAGCTTGGATAGATCGATTGAAGCAGGCCTATTTAGCAGCTGAGCCTAAAGCAGATCAAGAAGGTCATTGGATAACCTTTTCACAAAATGGAATCTATGATGGACAAAAAAAACTTACCTTCCAAGCCATTAATCAAGTCATTGCCAATCAAAAAGCAGGTTTTGCCCTTTCCCTTCCCAGCGAATGGCTAGTGGACGAGCAAGAAACTGTGGAAACAGGCTTTGATAAAGACTATCCCTATACGATTTCCCTCTTATTCTCTTCCCCCGGCCATCAGATTTATGGAGGGGTAGCCTACTACATACCTCCGGAAGAAAAAAACCATTTGCCGCCCAAGCCTATAAAAAGATACCTTTCTCTTTATCATCTCCAAGATCCTCAAGTCGAACTAGTCGATAAAGGGAACATTCAAACGGTATTAGGAGAGAAAGGCTATTATATTCACTTAAAAAATGAAAACGAAACAGGCTGGATTGCCTTCTTTAAGAAAAATCAACACCTTTATCGCATTGAATTATGGGGAGAGAAACAGCAAGCGGATGCTTTAGTAAAGGACTTTAAGCGCCTTATTGTCAATTTTCAAATTCTCAATTCACAAGCGGATGAAGATTTAGATTTAGAAGATTAAGGCATGCATATGATGAGTTTTCCTCTCCCTGTCTTTTTCGCCTTAAGAGGATCCTTCTTAAAACCACCATCCTTGCTGCCAAACTAAAATTTGATGCCAAAGCTAGTCCAAAAGGCATGGATTAAGTTATTACAAAATCCATGTCCCTGATACCGAACCGATGACCCTCCTTAGCTTTTCTTAGCACAGGAAAGCCACTTGCATGCGTACAGATTGCAAACTATTTAACTAAGCGAATAGGAGTTTGTGAGCCCGAGAAATCGTCTTCCTCTTGATCAATGAATAATTGCGCTCCTTGGATAAGATAGGAGGCGAGCGTAGCATCTCCTTGATAAGTCATTTCAACCTGCATCTGACCATCTTCTGAAGGTTCGCCGCAGGTAATTAGCACATAACAAGATGGATTTTTATCTAAAGCCTCTTGAAGATGCTTTCGACGTCTATCGTTCATATAGCTCCTGACTTAATTTAATCTACTACTCATAACCTACTTATATTTTCTCGAGCAAGAATGGCACTGAAAATATGGGAAAAAAGCAGTTCATTTTAGAGCATCTCTGACCGGCTAAACGCCTGCTTTAAGATAGAATTTAGACGTTCTTTTCTTGCAAAAGTGTCAAAAACTCGCTTGAATCAAATGCTTATGAATTCATAGATACTCACCTAATTGTCACATTAGCGGATAAGATAATTTATTACCAAGGCAAACTTTATTCCCCCGCATTTCTTCTTTATTTGCTTCTAGCTCGCCGCAGGTTGAATAAGAGGGCATCACCGAATTGCGATATTCATCCTTATTTTCCCTTCCTTTTCGCCATAAAGTAAGATATGCAAAAGGAGCGTTTTTAAATTAAAATTTAAAAATAATTTGTCAAATCGCCTTTTAATAGATATGATGAATTAAAACCCTTTATTACTATGCATGCTTATCGTCCTTATCTAGAATGGATTAAAAGTCAGCAAACGTATTTACAATACCTTGTCAGGACTTGGACAGCTATTAATTCTTTTTCCACTCATTTAATTGGACTGCAAGCCATGCTAGCAGCGTTGCAGAAAGGTTTTGCCTGCTTAGAAGGGCAAGAGCGCATTATTTCCCTTCCCCAGCGCCGGTTCCTGAGGCCTGACGGGGTCTTAGCTAGCCAGCAGCTCGGTCAAGCCCTATCTATACGCAAGCGTCCAACAGCGCCAATACAAGTGCTTTTAGCCGGGCATATGGACACTGTCTATCCGCCCTCTAGCCCTTTTCAATCCATCGAGGAAAAAGATGGCCAAATATGGAACGGACCCGGATTGACAGACATGAAAGGAGGGCTTGCCATTCTCCTAATTGCCTTAGCCGCTTTAGAAAGATCTCCTTATGCAGATCAGGTCGGATGGGAAATATTAATCAATCCCGATGAGGAAATTGGATCTCCAAGTTCTGCAGGCCTATTCCAAGAAGCAGCCAAACACTATCAGCTAGGCCTGATCTTCGAGCCTTCTTTTCCTGATGGCGCCTTTGTCAGCGAACGGAAAGGATCCGTTAATTACAGCATTGTCGTCAGAGGGCGGGCAGCGCATGCCGGCCGTGATTTTTTTTCTGGCGCAAGCGCCATTTATGCTTTATCTCAATTCATTCAAGAAGTAGAAAAATTCAACCAGCCTGGCCAAGAAACAACCGTCAATGTTGGCCATATCGAGGGTGGCGGACCTGTCAATATTATTCCCGATTTAGCCATTTGCCGCCTAAATATGAGAAGCGCTAAGGCTGAAGATATTTTATCTAGTCAAAAAAAACTAGAGGCTATCGCTCATCAGTGCATGCGCAGAGAAGGCATTCAAATTGAAGTTTTTCAAGAAAACTTGCGCTTACCCAAGCCTTTTGATTCGCAGACGCAAAAGCTTTTCAATCTTTACGGTAGCTGCGCTGAAGAGCTTGGCATTCCATTTCAACTGCGCTCGACAGGAGGAGTATGCGACGGCAATACACTGGCAGGCGCCGGCTTGCCTACCTTAGATTCTATTGGGGCCAAAGGAGGCCTTATTCATACTCATGAAGAATATTTATTTCTACCAAGCTTGGTTGAACGCGCTCAATTGACGGCTCTATTCTTATTTAAGCTGGCAACGCGCGAAATGACATTTGAAAAGGAACTTTCCCATGACTGATTTTCTCTTGGCTGCCGCACAATTTCGTCAAGATCCGCGCATCAAAGAAGCTAAAAAATTGTTGCTAGATGCCTTAAAGGATTATCAAGCGCCCCTAACCCATATTCGTCCCCCACAGGACACATTAAATCAATCTTACGAAGAAATGATAGCAGCCTTTAATGAAATGCGAGGAGGCAAGCTGTATTTTCCTTACATAGGCAGCGGCTTTGGTAACGGCCCTTTGGTCGAGCTGTTGGACGGCAGCGTCAAATATGACATGATCAGCGGCATTGGCTCTCATTATTGGGGGCATAGCCATCCTGATGTCCTTTCTCACGCTATTGACGCAGCTCTAAATGATACGGTCATGCAAGGCCACCTTCAACAGAATATCGAAGCCTTCCATTTTTCGCAGCTTCTCGTCCACGCTTCCGGACTGGATCATTGCTTTTTATCCTCTTCAGGTGCAATGGCTAATGAAAACGCCCTTAAAATCGCTTTTCAAAAGAAATTTCCCGCCAGCCGTGTTCTTGCCTTTGAAAAGTGCTTTATGGGCCGTTCGCTTGCTCTATCGCAAATTACGGATAAACCGCATTTTAGAGAAGGTTTGCCGACGACAATTGCCGTTGATTATATTCCTTTTTTTCGGGAGGAAGAACCGGAAAAAAGCACGAAGCAAGCAGTCCACACTCTCAAGCATTATCTGGCCCGCTATCCCAAGCAGCATGCGGTCATGTGCTTTGAGCTGGTTCAAGGTGAAGGCGGCTTTTATACAGGGACCACGGATTTCTTCCGCGCTTTAATGACTGTTTTAAAAGAGCATGAGATAGCCATTTTTATCGATGAGGTGCAAACCTTTGGGCGCACGCCTCAACTTTTTGCCTATCAACACTTTCAATTAGAAGAATTTGTTGATATTGTTTCAATCGGTAAATTATCTCAAGTTTGCGCGACTCTTTTCCGCTCAACTTTTAAGCCGAAGCCGGGCCTTCTTAGCCAAACATTTACGAGTAGCACAGCCGCCTTGCAGGTGGGACGTTTCATCGTCAATGAACTTTTGCATAAAGATTTCCTAGGCCCTAACGGCAAGATTGCCCATATGCATAGGTTATTTGTCGAACATTTTGAAAGGATTAAAAACCGCTATCCTGATCGCATCCAAGGTCCCTATGGAATAGGAGCGATGATTGCTTTTACCCCTTTTGATGGCGACAATCAACGCGTGGTTAAATTTATCCAAGACTTATTTCAGGCCGGAGTGATTAGCTTTGTAGCAGGCGGCCATCCTACGCGGGCTCGTTTTCTAATACCTATAGGTGCGATTCAGCCTTCTGATATCGAAAAAGTCATGGAATTGGTTGAAGACGTATTAAAAAAGGGATAATTCATTTATGCCAAGGTGAATTCAAACATTAGTTTTCGGCTGCGCCAAAGCGTAGAAACGGAAAGCTCTTTTTGAGCGATGCTGCTTCTAAGAAGTTATCCCAAAACCCATTAGCGTTTTAGGACAGCTTCTAAAGCCATGTGTTCAACCGGGAGAGTTCTCGTGCTGCAAAAAATCAATTTTGACTCACTTTAGTATAGTTTAGCAGGATGTACTTATGATTGTTGTTCGCCCCATTACACGAAAAGACCAACAAATTTTTGCTGAATTTTCGTTTGAGTCTTTGCTGGGTATGACAAATCTTCCCCGAGACCGAGAAAAGCTTCAAGACAAAATTATTCTCTCTGAATCTTCTTTCCGGCAGCAAATAGAAAAGCCCGGCTTGGAAGAGTATTATTTTGTCTTAGAAGATTTAACAACGGGGCGTATCGGGGGAACGTGCGGGATTCTGGCAGAAAATAGCATTAGCCGCTCTTATTTCTATCGAATTGAATCCTTGCTTACGAACGCCAAGCATATTTCTGCTCCAAAAGAATTGAGCGTTTTAAAAGTTATCTCAAGCAATTCCAATGCATCAGAAGTCTGCTCGCTTTATCTCCAACCCACATTCAGACATAGCGGCCAAGGACGCCTGCTCTCTTTAAGCCGATTTCTTTTTATTGCCGCCCATCGACAGCGATTTGAAAAGAAAATTTTTGCAGAGTTAAGAGGATATATTGATCAAAGGCAAATTTCTCCTTTTTGGGAAGCCGTGGGCAAGCATTTTTGCAATCTTTCTTTTGTGGAGCTTATGGCCCAATTGGATCAAGACCGGACATTTATTTCAGAGATTTTGCCGAAATTTCCTATTTATATTTCCTTGCTTCCCAAAGAAGCTCAAGAGGTCATCGGGAAGACCCATGATAGTACAAAGCCGGCTTTGCATATGCTTTTGCAGGAAGGATTTGCCTTTAATCAAGAGATTGATATTTTTGACGCAGGCCCTTTGCTGGCGGCTTCAACGTCTAATATCAGAACGATTAAAAATAGCGCGGTCATAAAAGTTCAGATCACTCCGGATATGTTGCCAGAGGAAACGGAATATATCTTATCTAATGATCGATTAGATTTCAGGGCCTGTTTTGGAAGACTCCAGTTTATTTCTAAAACAACGGCTTTAATAAATGATAATGTTGCTGATGCCTTACTTGTCAAACATGGCGATAACATACGCTATGTGACAATTCATTAACCCAAGAGCTTCTCCAGGGCGTGCCATGCAAGAACACGATAGCATTTTCACCAATAATCAATGGAAAAAAGGATTAGGCCCTCTATTTACTTCTTATAATCCAGCCACAGGAGAAATCCTCTGGCAAGGAAGAGAAGCCGATAAAGAGCAAGTAGACGAAGCCGTTCGCAATGCTCAGGCAGCCTTTCCTGATTGGTCCGGCCTGACTATTGATGAGCGTTCCCAATACCTCGGCCACTTCGGCGAAATTCTAAAGCATCACACAATGACGATGGCCGAGATCATTTCAAAGGAAACGGGTAAGCCCTTATGGGATTCAAAAGGCGAAGTCGCTTCCATGATTAATAAGATCGACATCTCATTAGAGGCATATGGGCGGCGCTGCGCCGGCATGATTCGCGATCAAGGTATCGCACGCTCAATTACACGGCACCGTCCTCATGGTCCAGTAGCTGTTTTCGGCCCCTTTAATTTCCCTGGACATCTGCCAGGCGGACACATTATCCCCGCACTCTTGGCAGGAAATACAATTATTTTTAAGCCCAGCGAGCTGACCCCGGCAGTTGCAGAAACCTTGATCTCTTTTTGGAATGACGTCGGCCTTCCCCCCGGGGTAATCAATCTCATTCAAGGCGGAAAAGAAACAGGCCAAGCGCTCATTCACAATCCCCATATTCAAGGCCTTTTCTTTACCGGCAGCTACCAGACAGGCTTGTATCTATCCCAGCTCTTCGGCTCTTATCCCCAGAAAATCCTCGCTTTGGAAATGGGCGGCAATAATCCCCTTGTTGTCAGTCAAATCGCCAACCCTACCGCTGCTGCCTACTTGACCGTTCAATCGGCTTATTTATCTTCCGGGCAGCGCTGCACATGTGCAAGGCGTTTGATTGTCCCTGAAAGCCCAATAGGAAATGAGTTTATTTCCTCTCTGCTAGACTTGATTAATACCATTAAAGTAGGCCCTTATACCGATGTCCCGGAACCTTATATGGGACCCTTGATTTCCGAGTCTCACGCAAAGCGCATATTAGAAGCGCAAGACTTTCTTCGAGCTAAAGGCGGCAAATCTTTAATTGAAATGAAAAACTTTATTCCCGACACCGGCTTTCTGTCTCCAGGCCTGATGGATGTCACGGCCATTAAAGACCGCCCTGATGAAGAAATTTTCGGCCCTTTTTTGCAATTAATAAGGACAAAGGATTTACAAGAGGCTATTGAAGAAGCGAATCGGACAAAATTTGGATTAGCCGCCGGCATCTTCACCCAATCGCTAGAGGAATATAATCAATTTTATCGGCAAGCCCGGGCCGGGATTATTAATTGGAACATGCAGCTTACAGGAGCAAGCAGCGCCTCTCCTTTTGGCGGAATAGGCTGTAGCGGAAACCATCGCCCAAGCGCCTATTATGCGGCAGATTATTGTTCTTACCCTGTCGCCTCATTAGAGACGCCCTCTCTTAAGCTGCCAACAAATTTACTTCCAGGCATAGAACTGAAAAATGATTTTTAGCAAAAGGCGCGTTTCATGTTAGATCAAGCTGAAGAAATCAATTTTGATGGCCTTGTCGGCCCCACGCATAATTATAGTGGACTTTCATACGGAAATATCGCTTCCATGGAGCATGGCAAGCTAATTTCCAACCCAAAAAAAGCAGCCTTGCAGGGGCTTGCTAAAATGTATAAACTTTTTTCGTTGGGAATCAAACAAGCCGTTCTTCCCCCACAAGAGCGTCCCTTTATTCCCGTCTTGCGTTCCTTGGGCTACGATGGAGCTGAGGATCAAATAATCAGGCAAGTGGGGAAGGATTCCCCCTCACTGCTGATGTCTTGCAGCTCAGCTGCTTCAATGTGGGCGGCGAATGCAGCGACAATCAGTCCTTCGCTTGATTCGCAAGACCATAAAGTGCATTTTACCCCGGCCAATTTGATGAGCAAATTCCATCGCTCGTTTGAAGCCCCTGCAACCTCTCTGGTCTTGCGCCGTATTTTTGACAATCCCACTTATTTTGCGCACCATTATCCCCTCCCTACTCATCCAGATTTTGCCGATGAAGGCGCAGCCAATCATACACGCTTATGCCAGCGCTATGACCAGCCAGGCATTCAACTGTTTGTTTTCGGACGTAGAATCAATCAAAATCCCGATCAACTTCCCAAGCGGTTTCCAGCTCGGCAGACAGACGAGGCATCAAAAGCCGTTGCCCGCCTCCACCGCCTCTCTCCCAAGCAAGTCATTTTTGCTCAACAGAGCCCCGAAGCCATCGATGCCGGAGTATTTCATAACGATGTCGTTGCTGTGGGCAATCAAAATGTGTTTTTCTATCACGAACAAGCCTATATAGACACTCCGCAAGTCATTGAAAAGATGAGAATAGCCTTTATTGAGCAGTGCCAAACCAATCCTCATCTGATTATGGTGCCTGCCAAGCAAGTCCCGCTTCAAGAAGCTGTTAAAACCTATTTATTTAATTCGCAACTCGTCACCCTTCCGGACCAAACAATGGCTTTAATTGCCCCTCAAGAATGTCAGGAATCTCAGATCGTCAGCCGGTTCCTGCAAGAGCTGCTCGCACGCGGCGATCACCCCATAAAGCAGGTGATTCATCAAGATGTCCGAGAGAGCATGCAAAATGGAGGGGGCCCTGCCTGCCTACGCTTGCGCGTAGTTTTAATGCCCAAAGAAAAAGCTGCCATGAATCCATCCGTTTTGCTGACCGAAGAGCTTTACCAGCAGCTAACAAAATGGGTTGAAAAACACTATAGGGATCATTTGACCCCTCAAGATTTAGCGGATCCTAAATTATTAATCGAAGGACGGCATGCATTGGATGAACTGACCCAAATCTTACAGCTGGGCCCGCTTTATCCCTTTCAGATGCAGCGCATTATGCCGATCCCTCATAGGTAAGCCCTCTCTTTTATTCTTAGCAAAGAGATCGTTATGAGAAGCATTCAAGAAGAACTTAAGGATAACATTGAAGGACAAGTTTACTTTGATCCTACTACCCGTCACATTTACAGCGTGGATGCTTCTATTTTTGAGGTTCAACCCCTGGGCGTCGTCATCCCTAAATCCAAGCTAGATCTCTTAAGAGCCGTTGAGATAGCAAATCACTACAAGGTTCCCCTAACAGCTAGAGGAGCTGCAACGGGGATTACAGGCGGCTGCTTAGGGCGAGGATTGATCATTGATACGTCTAAATATCTCAACCGCATTCTAACCATCGATATTCAAAATGGATATACCGTATGCGAGCCCGGCGTTGTTCAAGATGACCTCAATAAGCAGCTGTCTCCCTATGGCTATCGACTAGGGCCTGATACATCGACAGGCAATCGGGCCACTTTAGGAGGCATGCTTGCTAACAATGCAGCGGGATCCCGTTCTTTGCGGTATGGCAGAATGGTCGATCATGTCAAAGAAGCCGAAGTGATTTTAGCCAATGGAGAAATCTTGCTATTCGGAGCGCTTTCCGAAGAAAAATTAAAGCAAAAAATGTCTCTTAAAACAACAGAAGGCCATATCTATAGAGAGATTATACGCATCCGAGATACGTATCGAGATGAAATTGAAAAACGCTTTCCCCGTATCCCTAGACGAGTATCCGGGTATAATTTAGATGAGCTTATCAAAGATGAACCGATTAATATAGCCAAGCTGATCACAGGATCGGAAGGCACGCTAGGCATTGCGACGGAAATCACAATGAATATCGCGCCCAAGCCCAAATCAACAGGCATGTGCCTTCTTTTTTTTCAGGACATGATTGAAGCCTTGCGCCATATCCCCGCCTTACTCGCCTATTCGCCTATTGCATTGGAAATGATCGACGATCAAATCATCGAGCTAGGCAGAGCCTCCCCTTCGCTTCGTGGCCAATTGGACTGGCTATCGGGAAATCCCAAAGCCCTTCTCATTGTAGA
The nucleotide sequence above comes from Candidatus Protochlamydia phocaeensis. Encoded proteins:
- the astB gene encoding N-succinylarginine dihydrolase translates to MLDQAEEINFDGLVGPTHNYSGLSYGNIASMEHGKLISNPKKAALQGLAKMYKLFSLGIKQAVLPPQERPFIPVLRSLGYDGAEDQIIRQVGKDSPSLLMSCSSAASMWAANAATISPSLDSQDHKVHFTPANLMSKFHRSFEAPATSLVLRRIFDNPTYFAHHYPLPTHPDFADEGAANHTRLCQRYDQPGIQLFVFGRRINQNPDQLPKRFPARQTDEASKAVARLHRLSPKQVIFAQQSPEAIDAGVFHNDVVAVGNQNVFFYHEQAYIDTPQVIEKMRIAFIEQCQTNPHLIMVPAKQVPLQEAVKTYLFNSQLVTLPDQTMALIAPQECQESQIVSRFLQELLARGDHPIKQVIHQDVRESMQNGGGPACLRLRVVLMPKEKAAMNPSVLLTEELYQQLTKWVEKHYRDHLTPQDLADPKLLIEGRHALDELTQILQLGPLYPFQMQRIMPIPHR
- the astD gene encoding succinylglutamate-semialdehyde dehydrogenase, whose protein sequence is MQEHDSIFTNNQWKKGLGPLFTSYNPATGEILWQGREADKEQVDEAVRNAQAAFPDWSGLTIDERSQYLGHFGEILKHHTMTMAEIISKETGKPLWDSKGEVASMINKIDISLEAYGRRCAGMIRDQGIARSITRHRPHGPVAVFGPFNFPGHLPGGHIIPALLAGNTIIFKPSELTPAVAETLISFWNDVGLPPGVINLIQGGKETGQALIHNPHIQGLFFTGSYQTGLYLSQLFGSYPQKILALEMGGNNPLVVSQIANPTAAAYLTVQSAYLSSGQRCTCARRLIVPESPIGNEFISSLLDLINTIKVGPYTDVPEPYMGPLISESHAKRILEAQDFLRAKGGKSLIEMKNFIPDTGFLSPGLMDVTAIKDRPDEEIFGPFLQLIRTKDLQEAIEEANRTKFGLAAGIFTQSLEEYNQFYRQARAGIINWNMQLTGASSASPFGGIGCSGNHRPSAYYAADYCSYPVASLETPSLKLPTNLLPGIELKNDF
- a CDS encoding aminotransferase class III-fold pyridoxal phosphate-dependent enzyme; protein product: MTDFLLAAAQFRQDPRIKEAKKLLLDALKDYQAPLTHIRPPQDTLNQSYEEMIAAFNEMRGGKLYFPYIGSGFGNGPLVELLDGSVKYDMISGIGSHYWGHSHPDVLSHAIDAALNDTVMQGHLQQNIEAFHFSQLLVHASGLDHCFLSSSGAMANENALKIAFQKKFPASRVLAFEKCFMGRSLALSQITDKPHFREGLPTTIAVDYIPFFREEEPEKSTKQAVHTLKHYLARYPKQHAVMCFELVQGEGGFYTGTTDFFRALMTVLKEHEIAIFIDEVQTFGRTPQLFAYQHFQLEEFVDIVSIGKLSQVCATLFRSTFKPKPGLLSQTFTSSTAALQVGRFIVNELLHKDFLGPNGKIAHMHRLFVEHFERIKNRYPDRIQGPYGIGAMIAFTPFDGDNQRVVKFIQDLFQAGVISFVAGGHPTRARFLIPIGAIQPSDIEKVMELVEDVLKKG
- a CDS encoding arginine N-succinyltransferase, producing the protein MIVVRPITRKDQQIFAEFSFESLLGMTNLPRDREKLQDKIILSESSFRQQIEKPGLEEYYFVLEDLTTGRIGGTCGILAENSISRSYFYRIESLLTNAKHISAPKELSVLKVISSNSNASEVCSLYLQPTFRHSGQGRLLSLSRFLFIAAHRQRFEKKIFAELRGYIDQRQISPFWEAVGKHFCNLSFVELMAQLDQDRTFISEILPKFPIYISLLPKEAQEVIGKTHDSTKPALHMLLQEGFAFNQEIDIFDAGPLLAASTSNIRTIKNSAVIKVQITPDMLPEETEYILSNDRLDFRACFGRLQFISKTTALINDNVADALLVKHGDNIRYVTIH
- a CDS encoding hydrolase, producing the protein MHAYRPYLEWIKSQQTYLQYLVRTWTAINSFSTHLIGLQAMLAALQKGFACLEGQERIISLPQRRFLRPDGVLASQQLGQALSIRKRPTAPIQVLLAGHMDTVYPPSSPFQSIEEKDGQIWNGPGLTDMKGGLAILLIALAALERSPYADQVGWEILINPDEEIGSPSSAGLFQEAAKHYQLGLIFEPSFPDGAFVSERKGSVNYSIVVRGRAAHAGRDFFSGASAIYALSQFIQEVEKFNQPGQETTVNVGHIEGGGPVNIIPDLAICRLNMRSAKAEDILSSQKKLEAIAHQCMRREGIQIEVFQENLRLPKPFDSQTQKLFNLYGSCAEELGIPFQLRSTGGVCDGNTLAGAGLPTLDSIGAKGGLIHTHEEYLFLPSLVERAQLTALFLFKLATREMTFEKELSHD